One stretch of Streptomyces sp. NBC_00443 DNA includes these proteins:
- a CDS encoding CoA transferase, which produces MTSHLRAAARPDVAAAIAGRLLRHAARDLPETSGPGRATPRYTVDWAGPVGADLPDERAVQAACGLMQVHGRATGGPLPLAVDYASVVAGVLAAEGVTALRVARARGLDLCEVRTSVAQGALLAVGQYLAAETARDNSGPPEPDSPAPSTAGPDALPMGGLATLETSDDARVEVETLDPLAWREFWVRLGVAPVLAGRGWLPFQQRFATAVCPLPDELRRAARRRTLAELRAAAHHTGVSLLTVGSDPAPAVRPAAWCLTPGPAPFPRARAHPDTAVHGPRPAVPLSGAVLPLTGLRVVESTRRVQGPLAGHVLRMLGAEVVRIEPPGGDPMRWLPPLAGDCSARFSALNAGKPVVEADLTTAPGRDMVRALAAEADVFLHNWAPGKAARLGLDASDLLPGHPALVYAWASGFGDAFGDRPPPLGTDYLAQVHSGLAAAVRPADQPPAPSLMTLTDVLGGLVCAQGVLAALVAREATGRGSRVDCSLVSAAALVPRSAHRPRWTALDRPLRTADGHLYLGPEARACPEAVLRVVDGVGPMAAEDLAARFARRSTEEWTVRLAEAGLTATPVLTELTALARDPAFRAAVAPPDPSTGHARPHAPWEFA; this is translated from the coding sequence GTGACGTCACACCTGCGCGCCGCGGCCCGGCCGGACGTCGCTGCCGCGATCGCCGGCCGTCTGCTGCGGCATGCCGCGCGGGACCTGCCGGAGACCAGCGGCCCAGGCCGGGCTACGCCGCGGTACACCGTCGACTGGGCGGGGCCGGTCGGTGCGGACCTGCCGGACGAGCGCGCCGTACAGGCCGCCTGCGGTCTCATGCAGGTCCACGGCCGGGCGACGGGCGGGCCGCTTCCGCTGGCCGTCGACTACGCCTCGGTGGTGGCGGGGGTGCTCGCCGCCGAGGGCGTCACCGCTCTCCGCGTCGCGCGGGCCCGCGGCCTTGACCTGTGCGAGGTGCGGACCTCTGTGGCGCAGGGGGCGCTTCTGGCGGTCGGTCAGTACCTCGCCGCCGAGACGGCCCGCGACAACTCGGGTCCGCCCGAGCCGGATTCGCCGGCTCCGTCGACGGCCGGACCGGACGCGCTGCCGATGGGCGGTCTGGCGACCCTGGAGACGTCCGACGACGCCCGAGTAGAGGTCGAGACCCTCGACCCCCTGGCGTGGCGGGAGTTCTGGGTCCGGCTCGGCGTGGCCCCCGTGCTCGCCGGCCGTGGCTGGCTGCCGTTCCAGCAGCGGTTCGCCACCGCCGTCTGCCCGCTGCCCGACGAGCTGCGCCGGGCCGCCCGCCGCCGCACGCTGGCGGAGCTGCGGGCCGCCGCGCACCATACCGGCGTCAGCCTCCTCACCGTCGGCTCCGACCCGGCCCCCGCGGTTCGCCCGGCCGCCTGGTGCCTCACTCCGGGACCGGCACCTTTCCCCAGGGCCCGGGCGCACCCTGACACCGCCGTGCACGGCCCACGCCCGGCCGTCCCGCTCTCCGGTGCCGTCCTGCCGCTGACGGGCCTGCGGGTGGTGGAGTCCACCCGCAGGGTGCAGGGCCCGCTCGCCGGGCATGTCCTGCGGATGCTGGGTGCCGAGGTGGTCCGGATCGAACCGCCCGGCGGTGATCCGATGCGCTGGCTCCCTCCGCTGGCGGGGGACTGCTCGGCCCGGTTCTCGGCTCTCAACGCGGGCAAGCCGGTGGTCGAGGCCGACCTCACCACCGCGCCGGGCCGGGACATGGTTCGCGCGCTGGCCGCCGAGGCCGACGTCTTCCTGCACAACTGGGCCCCCGGAAAAGCCGCGCGGCTCGGCCTGGACGCGTCCGACCTGCTGCCCGGCCACCCCGCCCTGGTGTACGCCTGGGCATCCGGTTTCGGGGACGCCTTCGGCGACCGGCCGCCGCCCCTGGGCACCGACTACCTCGCCCAGGTGCACAGCGGCCTCGCCGCGGCGGTACGGCCGGCGGACCAGCCCCCGGCCCCCTCCCTGATGACCCTCACCGACGTGCTCGGCGGGCTGGTGTGCGCCCAGGGGGTGCTGGCCGCGCTGGTTGCTCGGGAGGCGACCGGCCGGGGCAGCCGCGTCGACTGCTCCCTGGTCTCGGCGGCCGCTCTCGTCCCCCGTTCCGCGCACCGGCCCCGCTGGACGGCGCTGGACCGGCCGCTGCGCACAGCGGACGGCCATCTGTACCTCGGTCCCGAGGCCCGGGCGTGCCCCGAGGCGGTGCTCCGCGTGGTGGACGGCGTCGGCCCCATGGCCGCCGAGGACCTCGCGGCCCGCTTCGCTCGCCGCAGCACGGAGGAGTGGACGGTACGGCTGGCCGAGGCCGGTCTGACCGCGACCCCCGTACTCACCGAACTGACGGCTCTGGCCCGCGACCCGGCCTTCCGGGCGGCCGTCGCACCACCTGATCCTTCCACCGGACACGCACGCCCGCACGCTCCCTGGGAGTTCGCATGA
- a CDS encoding class I adenylate-forming enzyme family protein: protein MTAAPATRHRIAPSASRGGQPVWTSRAGVRFPDLVPRAQRRAWVTAGLCPDTDLYALFTGRVREHPDRQALVDDAGVLSYAALDAEVRRIAVLFAQEDLGDGDVVALLLPNGRDAVAAELAVYAIGSVALPIPAGGDDRDVRALLARSRARGAVLTSACRAQAVADLPHLRTVFAPGPGDGRTHGLHSSLTAAWPWRPRQADPYGPARILVSSGSEAEPKMVAYSHHALAGGRTRYVGSLHPDTTVPPRHLVLVPLASSFGSLGTPVTLAALGGTLIVQSAFDPAGALRMVAEHRPTHLFAVPTMLRRIADLPARPDEDTSSLRAVVASGAPLPAATAQACRERFGRPVVTVYGSSDGVNCHTAGERTPPCDSVGTPDPAVARIRITGPDGAPLPTGRTGQIEALGPMTPLCYVNAPELDTRYRTSDGWVRSGDLGRLDEHGRLHVLGRLKRIAVRGGLNISLAEVERELGTHPAVAEAVCVPVPDPDLGERLCACIRPVPGTPVPTLSDLTTHLGGRGLARRKHPERLLVVDEIPLAHSGKVCYRTLMSRATARSARERPQGAREADESRRGRSPRLPPVEPA, encoded by the coding sequence ATGACAGCTGCCCCCGCGACCCGGCACCGTATTGCCCCGTCTGCGAGCCGGGGCGGGCAGCCGGTGTGGACCTCACGCGCCGGAGTGCGCTTCCCGGATCTGGTGCCCCGCGCCCAACGACGTGCCTGGGTGACGGCGGGCCTGTGCCCGGACACCGACCTCTACGCACTGTTCACCGGCCGGGTCCGCGAACACCCGGACCGCCAGGCGCTGGTGGACGACGCCGGAGTGCTGTCCTACGCGGCGCTGGACGCCGAAGTGCGCCGGATCGCCGTCCTGTTCGCCCAGGAGGACCTGGGAGACGGGGACGTGGTGGCGCTCCTGCTGCCCAACGGACGCGACGCCGTGGCCGCGGAACTAGCCGTCTACGCGATCGGCTCGGTGGCCCTCCCGATCCCCGCGGGCGGCGACGACCGGGACGTCCGGGCGCTGCTCGCCCGCTCGCGGGCCCGCGGCGCCGTCCTCACATCGGCCTGCCGGGCACAGGCCGTCGCGGATCTTCCGCATCTGCGCACCGTGTTCGCCCCCGGCCCGGGTGACGGACGGACGCACGGGCTGCACTCCTCGCTGACCGCGGCCTGGCCCTGGCGGCCGCGGCAGGCCGACCCGTACGGGCCCGCCCGCATCCTGGTGTCGTCCGGTTCCGAAGCCGAGCCGAAGATGGTCGCCTACAGCCATCACGCCCTGGCCGGCGGCCGTACCCGGTACGTGGGGAGCCTGCACCCCGACACCACGGTGCCGCCCCGCCACCTGGTCCTCGTCCCGCTGGCCTCCTCTTTCGGTTCCCTGGGCACACCGGTCACCCTCGCCGCCCTCGGCGGCACCCTCATCGTGCAGTCGGCCTTCGACCCGGCCGGAGCGCTGCGGATGGTCGCCGAGCATCGTCCCACCCACCTCTTCGCGGTGCCCACCATGCTCCGGCGCATCGCCGACCTCCCGGCGCGGCCGGACGAGGACACATCGTCGTTGCGCGCTGTTGTCGCCAGCGGCGCCCCTCTGCCGGCGGCCACCGCCCAGGCATGCCGTGAACGGTTCGGCCGCCCGGTGGTGACCGTGTACGGCTCGTCGGACGGCGTGAACTGCCACACGGCCGGAGAACGCACCCCGCCGTGCGACAGCGTCGGCACTCCGGACCCCGCGGTGGCCCGCATCCGGATCACCGGACCCGACGGCGCGCCGCTCCCCACCGGGCGGACCGGTCAGATCGAGGCCCTGGGCCCCATGACGCCGCTGTGCTACGTCAACGCGCCTGAACTGGACACCCGTTACCGCACCTCCGACGGCTGGGTGCGCTCGGGCGACCTCGGCCGGCTGGACGAGCACGGAAGACTGCACGTCCTGGGCCGGCTCAAACGCATCGCCGTGCGCGGCGGTCTCAACATCAGTCTCGCCGAGGTCGAACGCGAACTGGGCACCCATCCAGCGGTGGCCGAGGCGGTCTGCGTCCCGGTGCCCGATCCGGACCTCGGGGAACGACTGTGCGCCTGCATCCGCCCGGTCCCGGGCACACCCGTTCCCACGCTGTCCGACCTCACGACCCACTTGGGGGGCCGTGGCCTGGCCCGCCGGAAACACCCCGAACGTCTCCTGGTGGTGGACGAGATCCCTCTCGCGCACAGCGGGAAGGTCTGCTACCGCACCCTGATGTCCCGAGCGACCGCGCGCTCAGCTCGGGAAAGACCGCAGGGCGCTCGCGAGGCTGATGAGAGCCGCCGGGGCAGATCCCCCAGATTGCCACCTGTGGAGCCGGCGTAG
- a CDS encoding FAD-dependent oxidoreductase gives MTDRVLVGRPLAAGGLTDEYDAAVVGSGAGGLTTAVCLARQGRRVAVFEQHYTAGGYTHAYRRRGWEWDVGIHYVGQLTEREPVRVLSDYLTGGTLQWAPLGDPYDEYRLAGRCTRRRSASRPIGPV, from the coding sequence GTGACGGATCGCGTGTTGGTGGGCCGGCCGTTGGCGGCGGGCGGGCTGACGGACGAGTACGACGCGGCGGTGGTCGGGTCCGGGGCCGGCGGGCTGACCACCGCGGTATGCCTGGCGCGCCAGGGCCGGCGGGTGGCGGTGTTCGAGCAGCACTACACCGCGGGCGGCTACACCCACGCTTACCGGCGACGCGGCTGGGAGTGGGACGTCGGAATCCACTACGTGGGACAGCTGACGGAGCGAGAGCCGGTCCGCGTGCTCTCGGATTATCTGACCGGCGGCACGCTGCAATGGGCCCCGCTGGGGGACCCGTACGACGAGTACCGCCTGGCGGGGAGGTGTACCAGGCGCCGGTCGGCTTCTCGGCCTATCGGTCCGGTCTGA
- a CDS encoding ABC transporter ATP-binding protein, with translation MRIRGVRKAFGGRQVLRAVDLDVPAGTLVGVVGENGAGKSTLLQIAVGNLAPDRGTVTRTGAVGYCPQRAVLNDAFTVGQHLRLFQMAYRLPTLERADELMELLALTGCRRQQVGELSGGTRQKLNLLIALMHDPQLLVLDEPYQGFDWDTHQRFWSLATDLRDRGRSILVVSHLLHDLHHFDAIAHLRQGYLHFEETDR, from the coding sequence CTGCGGATCCGCGGAGTCCGCAAGGCGTTCGGCGGCAGGCAGGTCCTGCGCGCCGTCGACCTTGATGTGCCCGCCGGGACGCTGGTGGGAGTCGTCGGCGAGAACGGCGCGGGCAAAAGTACTTTGTTACAGATCGCCGTAGGAAACCTTGCGCCTGATCGCGGAACGGTCACAAGGACCGGGGCGGTCGGGTACTGCCCGCAACGGGCGGTACTGAACGACGCGTTCACCGTCGGACAGCATCTGCGGTTGTTCCAGATGGCCTACCGGCTGCCGACGCTGGAGCGCGCCGACGAGCTGATGGAGCTGCTGGCGCTGACCGGTTGCCGGCGACAGCAGGTCGGCGAGCTCAGTGGCGGAACGCGGCAGAAGCTGAACCTGCTGATCGCTCTCATGCACGATCCGCAGTTGCTGGTACTGGACGAGCCCTACCAGGGCTTCGACTGGGACACCCATCAGCGGTTCTGGTCCCTTGCCACCGATCTGCGTGATCGGGGCCGGTCGATCCTCGTGGTTTCGCACCTGCTGCACGACCTGCACCACTTCGACGCGATCGCTCATCTGCGCCAGGGGTATCTGCACTTCGAGGAGACCGACCGTTGA
- a CDS encoding FAD-dependent oxidoreductase: MKPDLDVAVVGAGIAGLTAAHELRRAGLAVRVYEQLPQVGGRMRSIRQEGWTVDTGAEQVPSRGYRGTWELLRRLRVTPADVPRVGGGVAVWRGGRAHLGVGESTAVVTGAGLSPRARLDLAAFSAWTGRRRAGFDGDRPEHSPLGAATVREVAARYHRDLHDYLFQPVAGCFFGWDTARSTAAPMVSLLLEAGSTAAWRTYRDGMDFLARRLATGTEVVTDRAVREVTDAGGHAVLRFDDGQVTARAAVLAVPAPVAAALRPDAPADEQPFLTSCTFTPMLKVSCLLDRPLAPAARRPVHILLTPAAEEDVLSGVVVDHAKHPGRAPAGRGLVTLVAAPHRVRALLDAPPDEAAELLVRAAERYVPGITGACRHRLVHAFRHGLPEATPQALRERAGFLSRPARAVEYAGDWLMLRPASEGAVRAGALSASRVLSRLGRNTPADPDRSEEIRATA, encoded by the coding sequence ATGAAGCCCGATCTCGACGTCGCCGTCGTCGGCGCGGGCATCGCCGGCCTGACCGCCGCCCACGAACTGCGCCGCGCCGGGCTGGCCGTCCGGGTGTACGAGCAACTGCCGCAGGTCGGCGGCCGCATGCGCAGCATCCGCCAGGAGGGCTGGACGGTGGACACGGGCGCCGAGCAGGTCCCGTCCCGCGGTTACCGCGGGACCTGGGAGCTGCTGCGCCGACTGCGGGTCACTCCCGCGGACGTGCCCCGGGTCGGCGGCGGGGTGGCCGTCTGGCGCGGCGGACGCGCCCACCTGGGCGTCGGCGAGAGCACGGCCGTGGTCACCGGAGCGGGCCTGTCCCCCCGGGCGCGGCTCGACCTGGCCGCCTTCTCCGCCTGGACCGGCCGCCGCCGCGCCGGATTCGACGGCGACCGTCCCGAGCACAGTCCGCTGGGCGCCGCCACCGTGCGGGAGGTGGCAGCCCGCTACCACCGCGACCTGCACGACTACCTCTTCCAGCCGGTCGCCGGCTGCTTCTTCGGCTGGGACACCGCCCGGTCGACGGCCGCCCCCATGGTCAGCCTGCTGCTGGAGGCCGGTTCCACCGCCGCCTGGCGCACCTACCGCGACGGCATGGACTTCCTGGCCCGCCGACTGGCCACCGGCACCGAGGTCGTCACCGACCGGGCCGTACGCGAGGTCACCGACGCGGGTGGGCATGCCGTACTGCGCTTCGACGACGGGCAGGTCACCGCGCGGGCCGCCGTGCTCGCCGTACCGGCACCCGTCGCGGCGGCCCTCCGGCCGGACGCTCCCGCCGACGAGCAGCCCTTCCTCACCTCCTGCACTTTTACGCCCATGCTGAAGGTCAGCTGCCTGCTGGACCGCCCTCTCGCCCCCGCCGCCCGGCGGCCGGTGCACATCCTGCTCACCCCGGCCGCCGAGGAGGACGTGCTCTCCGGCGTCGTCGTCGACCACGCCAAGCACCCCGGCCGGGCCCCCGCGGGCCGGGGCCTGGTCACCCTCGTGGCCGCTCCACACCGAGTCCGCGCGCTGTTGGACGCCCCTCCCGACGAGGCCGCCGAGCTCCTCGTCCGCGCGGCGGAACGCTATGTCCCGGGCATCACCGGCGCCTGCCGCCACCGTCTCGTGCACGCCTTCCGGCACGGTCTGCCGGAAGCCACACCCCAGGCCCTGCGGGAACGCGCCGGCTTCCTCTCCCGGCCAGCGCGCGCCGTGGAGTACGCCGGCGACTGGCTCATGCTGCGGCCTGCCTCCGAAGGAGCCGTCCGGGCGGGCGCGCTGTCCGCGTCCCGCGTCCTGAGCAGGCTCGGACGGAACACTCCGGCCGACCCCGACCGATCGGAGGAGATCCGTGCGACCGCATGA
- a CDS encoding isochorismatase family protein, which yields MRRVLIVVDVQKDFCEGGSIPVKGGAGRAVAIADLVRRADGGYTHVVATRDHHIDPGAHFSEHPDFQSSFPEHCVVGSEGSEFHPDFAPAVTSGGVDDVFYKGAYSASKSGFEGSAQDGTSLADWLRARHISDLDVVGIATDHCVKATALDGVRAGFAVRVLLDYTAGVAADTTSTAISELRQAGVALSGKPVVLA from the coding sequence GTGCGCCGTGTATTGATCGTTGTTGATGTGCAGAAGGACTTCTGCGAGGGCGGCAGCATTCCGGTGAAGGGCGGCGCGGGCAGGGCCGTGGCCATCGCCGACCTGGTTCGGCGCGCTGATGGGGGTTACACGCACGTCGTCGCCACCCGTGACCACCACATCGACCCGGGGGCCCACTTCTCCGAGCACCCGGACTTCCAAAGCTCCTTTCCCGAGCACTGCGTCGTCGGCAGCGAGGGAAGCGAGTTCCATCCGGACTTCGCGCCCGCCGTCACCTCTGGAGGTGTGGACGACGTGTTCTACAAGGGGGCGTACTCCGCCTCGAAGAGCGGTTTCGAGGGCTCGGCTCAGGACGGCACGTCGCTGGCGGACTGGCTGCGTGCCCGCCACATCAGTGATCTCGACGTCGTCGGCATCGCTACCGACCACTGTGTGAAGGCCACCGCGCTCGACGGCGTACGGGCGGGCTTCGCCGTCCGGGTCCTGCTCGACTACACCGCCGGCGTTGCCGCCGACACCACCAGCACCGCGATCAGTGAGCTACGCCAAGCCGGTGTGGCACTGAGCGGCAAGCCGGTCGTCCTCGCCTGA
- a CDS encoding class I SAM-dependent methyltransferase: MSQPAPVREGTHAVFGNGTAHSRDQHSCLAAAYDPVTLPRLAATGVGPGWHCLEVGAGGGSIARWLAGRVAPGGSVLATDLDPRDLAPGPRLEVAALDVARDPLPEAAYDLVVARLVLQHLPTRDAVLHKLVRALKPGGLLQIDELDASYEPPLLTPDAEAEALYVRFLRAKTGALRAAGGDPHWGRKVPAAVRAAGLTAIDVHLHIGVRHAQDPGLGLQLNHTRNLRDRLTEQGMTQEDLDRVGRLMQDPSFRAASSVLYSVQGRRLGRGRS, translated from the coding sequence GTGTCCCAGCCCGCTCCCGTCCGGGAGGGCACCCACGCGGTCTTCGGAAACGGCACCGCGCACAGCCGCGACCAGCACTCCTGCCTGGCTGCCGCCTACGATCCGGTGACCCTGCCCCGCCTGGCGGCCACCGGTGTCGGCCCGGGCTGGCACTGCCTGGAGGTCGGCGCCGGCGGCGGCAGCATCGCGCGCTGGCTGGCGGGCCGGGTGGCACCGGGCGGCTCGGTGCTCGCCACCGACCTCGACCCGCGCGACCTGGCACCCGGCCCGCGCCTGGAGGTCGCCGCCCTTGACGTGGCCCGCGACCCGCTGCCGGAGGCGGCCTACGACCTGGTGGTGGCCCGCCTGGTCCTGCAGCACCTACCCACCCGGGACGCCGTCCTGCACAAGCTGGTGCGCGCTCTCAAGCCCGGCGGCCTGCTGCAGATCGACGAGCTCGACGCCTCCTACGAGCCGCCGCTGCTGACCCCGGACGCGGAGGCGGAGGCGCTCTATGTCCGGTTCCTGCGGGCCAAGACTGGCGCGCTGCGCGCCGCGGGCGGCGATCCGCACTGGGGACGCAAGGTGCCGGCGGCAGTGCGGGCGGCGGGGCTGACCGCCATCGACGTCCACCTCCACATCGGCGTACGGCACGCCCAGGACCCCGGCCTCGGACTTCAGTTGAACCACACCCGCAACCTCCGGGACCGGCTGACGGAACAGGGCATGACCCAGGAGGACCTGGACCGCGTGGGACGGCTGATGCAGGACCCGTCCTTCCGCGCCGCATCCAGCGTCCTGTACTCGGTGCAGGGCCGCCGGCTCGGCCGGGGGCGATCGTGA
- a CDS encoding phytoene desaturase family protein — protein sequence MYQAPVGFSAYRSGLIARFPAERAGIEALFGLIGRCRAVLPALALGRLTGPVVRRLARVLRATAVPPQALCPAREVVEGLVRDERLRQAVLTPSALLLADSTARLPFFLLAVLFEHFRTGAWYPVGGSAEIARAMLEPIRAAGGEVFVRAPVARIELDGSRATGVVLANGTRVRAPVVVSAAGAQNTYRTLLPRQPDRIADRLDGMRRGFPFVVLFLGLDGDPAELGLPRHNLMVTDEDCDALFDGTGGRTSGYFFSFSCAKDPTWTTRHPGRSTGEILTYVRPELFEPFHGSRWRHRDPAYLSLKAELTAQLLDQLHRHLPRTTGRVAYHELGTPLTAEHFAGWPGGSLYGLAKDVAGFGDGHRPGLADWLRPRTEVKGLYLSGQDCLAGGFLGAVTSGLLAAHEALDRAGRARLWAGLLRHGVRPRSTSSGRTPTVQER from the coding sequence GTGTACCAGGCGCCGGTCGGCTTCTCGGCCTATCGGTCCGGTCTGATCGCGCGCTTCCCGGCCGAACGAGCGGGCATCGAGGCGCTGTTCGGGCTGATCGGGCGGTGCCGGGCGGTCCTGCCCGCGCTCGCTCTGGGACGGCTGACAGGCCCGGTGGTGCGACGGCTGGCCCGGGTCCTGCGGGCGACGGCCGTGCCGCCCCAGGCGCTGTGTCCGGCCCGGGAGGTGGTGGAAGGGCTGGTTCGCGATGAGAGGCTGCGGCAGGCTGTGCTCACCCCGAGCGCGCTGCTGCTGGCCGACTCCACGGCAAGGCTGCCGTTCTTCCTCCTCGCGGTGCTGTTCGAGCACTTCCGGACCGGTGCCTGGTACCCGGTGGGTGGCAGTGCCGAGATCGCACGCGCGATGCTCGAACCGATCCGCGCCGCCGGCGGCGAGGTCTTCGTGCGGGCGCCGGTGGCCCGGATCGAGCTGGACGGGTCGCGCGCGACGGGCGTGGTGCTGGCGAACGGCACCCGCGTGCGGGCTCCGGTGGTGGTGAGCGCGGCAGGCGCCCAGAACACGTACCGCACCCTGCTGCCACGCCAACCCGACCGCATCGCAGACCGGCTGGATGGCATGCGGCGCGGATTCCCGTTCGTGGTGCTCTTCCTCGGACTGGACGGCGACCCCGCGGAACTCGGGCTGCCGCGGCACAACCTGATGGTGACCGACGAGGACTGCGACGCCCTCTTCGACGGCACGGGCGGGCGGACCAGCGGCTACTTCTTCTCGTTCTCCTGCGCCAAGGACCCGACCTGGACCACGCGCCACCCCGGCCGGTCGACCGGAGAGATCCTGACCTACGTACGGCCAGAGCTGTTCGAGCCATTCCACGGTTCACGATGGCGGCACCGGGACCCTGCCTACCTGTCCCTGAAAGCCGAGCTCACCGCACAGCTCCTTGACCAACTCCACCGCCATCTGCCCCGTACTACAGGCCGGGTGGCCTACCACGAGCTCGGCACCCCGCTGACGGCCGAGCACTTCGCCGGCTGGCCCGGCGGCAGCTTGTACGGGCTGGCCAAGGACGTGGCCGGCTTCGGCGACGGTCACCGCCCCGGCCTGGCGGACTGGCTGCGCCCACGAACCGAGGTCAAGGGCCTGTACCTCTCGGGCCAGGACTGCCTGGCCGGCGGCTTCCTCGGCGCGGTCACCAGCGGCCTGCTGGCCGCCCACGAGGCCCTGGACCGGGCTGGCCGGGCCCGCCTGTGGGCAGGGCTGTTGCGCCATGGCGTGCGCCCCCGATCGACCAGTTCCGGGCGTACCCCGACCGTCCAGGAACGGTGA
- a CDS encoding LysR substrate-binding domain-containing protein, whose translation MHRQISPDHHDAMATLCRVAGFRPVTTRWARSVTSQIAMVECGLGVTVVPAAAAAASHPAVRFRPLRHATATIELTAMTRSTPGALAERLTAIATQLTTAQAPPPHS comes from the coding sequence CTGCACCGCCAGATCTCGCCCGACCACCACGACGCCATGGCGACCCTGTGCCGAGTCGCGGGCTTCAGGCCCGTCACGACCCGCTGGGCCCGGTCGGTGACCTCACAGATCGCCATGGTCGAATGCGGCCTCGGCGTCACCGTCGTTCCTGCCGCGGCGGCGGCCGCGTCACACCCCGCCGTCCGCTTCAGACCCCTCCGTCATGCGACGGCGACCATCGAACTCACCGCCATGACGAGATCCACCCCCGGTGCGCTGGCCGAACGCCTCACCGCCATAGCGACACAACTGACCACAGCGCAGGCACCGCCACCGCACAGCTGA
- a CDS encoding fatty acid--CoA ligase family protein: MRRHDDEPLVIHHTSGSTGLPKLVVHSTRTLVHKLARFEAVRYPGIGIRPDDVLANASAYGHGRTFCWTAVVVSLAPAEILILTGNDPEAADPLLRAHPPTVVEALPASYIRLRPLTTRLDNPFRDVRLYISTYDAVHPPALRAYLSASRRARPLWMQGWGQTETGPLTFRFHTRRSALAPDAETTARRLGRPVPGRTRLRAVDPDTLRPVPRGRPGLLLVRTSALASGYVGEQDRWDAKRVGDWWSTGDMGVHHRDGSVSILDRAVDALPGMSCLRTEDVLEQRLPQALECVILGAPDGDPLPVVVTADGRLDPDAWKQATHGLPALRDPTVLTWDEVPRTGTGKVRRAALARQLTGAAPAGTGRWT; this comes from the coding sequence GTGCGGCGCCACGACGACGAACCGCTTGTCATCCATCACACCTCGGGGTCGACCGGCCTGCCCAAGCTGGTGGTCCACTCCACGCGGACACTCGTGCACAAGCTGGCCCGCTTCGAAGCGGTGCGCTACCCGGGCATCGGCATCCGCCCGGACGACGTCCTGGCCAACGCCAGCGCGTACGGACACGGACGCACCTTCTGCTGGACGGCCGTCGTCGTGTCACTCGCGCCCGCCGAAATCCTCATCCTCACCGGAAACGACCCGGAGGCCGCCGACCCGCTCCTGCGGGCCCACCCGCCCACCGTCGTCGAGGCCCTGCCCGCCTCCTACATCCGGCTGCGGCCGCTCACCACCCGGCTGGACAACCCCTTCCGGGACGTCCGCCTGTACATCAGCACCTACGACGCCGTGCACCCGCCCGCCCTGCGCGCGTACCTGTCCGCCAGTCGCCGCGCCCGCCCGCTGTGGATGCAGGGCTGGGGCCAGACCGAGACCGGACCGCTGACCTTCCGCTTCCACACGCGGCGTTCCGCGCTCGCGCCGGACGCGGAGACCACGGCGCGCCGGCTCGGCCGTCCCGTGCCGGGCCGGACCCGGCTGCGCGCGGTGGACCCGGACACGCTGCGCCCGGTGCCGCGCGGCCGTCCCGGCCTGCTCCTCGTCCGCACCTCGGCCCTCGCTTCGGGATACGTCGGCGAACAGGACCGCTGGGACGCCAAACGCGTCGGCGACTGGTGGTCCACGGGCGACATGGGCGTGCACCACCGCGACGGCAGTGTCAGCATCCTGGACCGCGCCGTCGACGCCCTGCCCGGTATGAGCTGCCTGCGGACCGAAGACGTACTGGAGCAGCGACTGCCGCAGGCCCTGGAATGCGTGATCCTCGGTGCCCCGGACGGCGACCCGCTGCCCGTCGTGGTCACCGCCGACGGCCGACTGGACCCGGATGCCTGGAAACAGGCCACGCACGGACTGCCCGCGCTGCGCGACCCGACCGTCCTCACCTGGGACGAGGTGCCCCGCACCGGGACCGGCAAGGTCCGCCGCGCGGCCCTGGCCCGGCAGCTCACCGGCGCCGCACCCGCCGGCACCGGCCGGTGGACGTGA